The Plasmodium cynomolgi strain B DNA, chromosome 5, whole genome shotgun sequence genome segment gcatTATACCAACAGTGGAGAGAAGCATGTGGTATATTACGCATGGGAATTTCTCCATCCAAGCGTCAATACAGGAGGCTCATGTAAACACGGTTCATCGTGTTTCTTTTACCATGTCAGCtgcgcaaaggggaaaaaaaaaaaaaaaaacatcgtAGCGCGCCCTTTTAACCGCTTTTCCGTATGAACCGTTCAGGCGATTTGCACACCAATACGTAGTTAAGGCGAATGCCCATTTAACAGTTTTGCTTTTACGGGTCAAGTGATGCCCGTGCGAGGTGTCATATACATACGCTGGAGTAACTTCCCCCCAGGAAGGAAGTTCGATTAAAATGAAAGCAGTGCATATAAGGTTATAAATCTTGTTCGTTATCTTCCTCCTCGATGAAAGGCGCATtcgtcgaaaaaaaaaaaaaaatgaaataaacgAGCTGACAATGTTAGTGGTCTCCCGCCCCCCTCCTTTTGCGCATCTCACTTATGCATCATCTGTACGCGCCTCATCCCTAttgcttccccattttatcATCTTCACAAATGGCGAGTGacccccttttgcgcgtATTCGCGGCTTTTACATGATGTCCACCATTTTCTAAAGCCGTAAAAGAGTTGGTCACGTGGGGAAGTCTTTATACAAACGGGACCCTCCGTATAATGACACTTTGGAGTCCTatgtagagaaaaaaagcaacccTTTGTATACTATGCCACACAGGTTGAGAAGTAAAATACCCCTTTGGAGGGGGGCGAATTAAACAAAGTAAGCAATTCTAAACAATAAATGAATGCCccttcaaaatgggggaagggAGGCATGTTCATTATGGTCCAATTCAGAggaagttctttttttttttttttggactcCGTCCCATTCAGCTCTCATGTCAACGGTAATGAGCGTAAGgacgtaaaaatatgtatgcgaGTTGACTCATTTCGCCCAACCGTGGTGTATTCAAAAATGGTCATCATTCTGCCACCTCCTTTGTAGATGCGTCTCTACAGCTAATGCGAAACTTGACTAAATGGGTGGAATTAGTTCCCCATCCCTGTGGGtcaaaaaaaacttcacccGTTGAAAGCGATCCCCGCGCTCCTTAGCGAACGTAAAAACGGGGATCACAATGTgatgtgataaaaatggaaacgcaTAATGCAAAGTGCAGAAGCGTAGCTGTCCCAGCGTGGTTGACTCATTTTGGTGCTCGTTCAAAATTTGCATTattgcgagaaaaaaaaNNNNNNNNNNNNNNNNNNNNNNNNNNNNNNNNNNNNNNNNNNNNNNNNNNNNNNNNNNNNNNNNNNNNNNNNNNNNNNNNNNNNNNNNNNtttttttttttactcaataatgtaaaatttgcacaaacgcaaaaaatttgttcatcttttttttcaaaagctACCTTTGAATTATGTAAAGCGGGGGTCCTCCTcttgggttttttttcccacgtcGTGCTTCTCCACTGATTTGTTCGCTGGTTCACCAAATTGGCTACGGAACTCTTTCCGCCCTTTTCTGTTATACCATAAGGGGGTAGTAGCTTGTCCGCTCGGCAAGCCGATTAGCAGCGCCTTTGCAACCAGGTGACGACAGTAAAGATTTGTTGCTAACTGCATTGCCACCAGGACGAAAAACGGCAGGGACAAATGGTAAGCGCGGCGAATCCTGCAGCTTAGAGCTCCTTTTACGTGTTGCCGTTTTGTTGGCAAACCGCCCCACCCTCATGTCATCCAATGCCCACCTTTTGCAGGGGAAGTTCAAGAAAACGCAAAAGGTACTTAAGCTGAAGAGGATCATCAACCCAAATGACAGCAGGCTTCAACAGAACGGGcaaaaggaagtaaaaaaaaatattaaaaaaaatgacgagaAGGTAAAACAAGTAACCCAGATAGATagtaacttattttttaattataatgaaaatCTAAGTCCACCATATAATATAATCCTTGACACGAACTTCATAAACTCCAGCATACAATATAAGTTGGACATAATAAAAGGGTGCTCAGAATTACTGCTAGCCAAATGCAACATCTACGTGACAGACTGCGTTGTGGCGGAAATGGAAAAGCTTGGTCAACGATTTTCCCTGGCCCTAAAAATACTAAAGGATCCAAGATATATCAGACTGACCTGCACCCATAAAGGGACTTATGCAGATGATTGCATTGTCAACCGGGTCACTGAAAGCCGCTGCTATATCATTGCAACCAACGATAGGGACTTGAAAATCAGGTTAAGAAAAATTCCTGGCGTTCCCATT includes the following:
- a CDS encoding hypothetical protein (putative), with amino-acid sequence GKFKKTQKVLKLKRIINPNDSRLQQNGQKEVKKNIKKNDEKVKQVTQIDSNLFFNYNENLSPPYNIILDTNFINSSIQYKLDIIKGCSELLLAKCNIYVTDCVVAEMEKLGQRFSLALKILKDPRYIRLTCTHKGTYADDCIVNRVTESRCYIIATNDRDLKIRLRKIPGVPILYAKNFKYKIERLPDNIMI